AAAAAGATTATATCCCGATTAATCTTTTTGGTCTGTGCCATTAGTTTCCGAACAAAGCCAAGTCTATTTCTAACAATCAACGTGAAGGAAAATCCTTATCCTCTCATTAGTGAGGGAACCGTATGAAGCCTTACAATTAACTATTTGGTTTGGAATTGTAGGTAGCTATAACAATCAGCCATCGCAATCATGGAATGCTTGTGTCATTTTTTCTAATTATCAATGGAATGCCTTCTCTTGTTCCGGTCCCATCAATATGATATCTCGTTTAGGTATTGGCATTCACGATCATTGATGTTGATACAAATCAGCCAATATGAACTTAATACCTAAAATCGTGTTCACATCACTCATTTAATATGTAAGCTTTTGCATTTGATCGTAACAGGTTTAaaaactcggaatcaagatccaaatcgatttttattgattttgatCTAGACAGGATTGGATTAGAATCGATGAAATATGGGCCAAAACATGTCCTAACTCTAGAATCTGTAGAAAGAATGGTCCGAACCGAGACCAGAATTGGCCGATTCTGATCCGACTCTGATTCTTGAAACCTTTTTTCGTAATCCATCAAAATCTTTATTCCTCTCTGGCGTGTGTTATGTATGAATCCTACACAGGGGAGTGGTGGTTCCTCATCTTGAGCGTCTCATCCCTCCCTACCAACCTTTCGATTAGTACACATTATCTATTCCTTGCCTCCTTGGCATATTCTAATCTGGCTCGGGCTCTATACCTGGAATTGGGCTCCTCTCTGGcgaactagggatgtaaatggataaccgaattTTGAATCTGAATCTacatccgcatccatttagggACATtcatattcgtttagagatatctggaaaaaaatctgaatactccgataaaattTAGTTCGAAAAAAAtcttaatatttaataataaaaaattaagtaaataatgattttgagggttttgaagattccacaggttctagaatatgatgaaaagagaatcatgatctaagagatatggattgagagtgaattgtatctgctagggggaggaaggtccgggttacacaagacagagatatacatggatggtcaaaaatctaAATCCGATCCGCATCTGAATCCGTTTAGTGGTATCCGTATTCGGTTAGAGAATATCCAGATTCgtatctgatccgtttacatccctacggTGAACCCTCTGCCCAGTGAGAGTGCACAATGAGACATTCAACGGCTGGACTACTAGGATGCATAGGAATATGTGCCTATATAGGGCCTGGTGCACGCCCAATAGTCCAGCCGTTGAATGCCTCACTACACACTCGCTTGGCACTGGCCTCGCCGAGAGGAGCCGGATTGCTGTATCTGTTATAATTTCTTCATCAGGGACAAGTGCGCAACACATGTCGtaaaatttttaaagaaaaacaaaaggccATACGTGTATTATAGATGATGCTAGGCCACCCAACCGACAAGGTTGACATGAATATGACTATGAAATCATCAATAACTGCTTTGCCAAAACAAAGAAATCATCAATAACTGTACAGTGATTttcattagaaaaagaaaagctaaatatgagagagaaagataaagTATTACGAAAGCTTCTCTGCGCAAGCAAACCTTTTCTACACATCCACAGTGTGGCCTACGCAAACATTCTTATGTGTCTagttctctcctcctcaaaataagggttttgagatatattttcatttgaggaggagagagacagactcatgTGAGTGTTGGAGTAGACCACACTCTcaaacagagttttttttttcttaaaaatattACCACAAAGATTGTAGATATTCTGACTGATAAAAAAATCACAATATACATTAACCACTTGTCCAATTTTAAAGCTTAATTCAATGCAGGGATGAAGTTTGGTACAACGTCACCTCAAAAGTGAAGTTGCACACCTCCTCACGGTATCACTATTCATGTcaggggtgatatgtcataaatgcccctccccttTTTGTTTATCATATAAATGTCTCTCACATGAACAATGATATGTGAGGAAGTGTACAATTTCACTTTGAACTCCTCTCTCTTCAATTAAATTCTAACTCTTCACATATAtcgaaataaaaataaaagggcaaTAGATTGTTGCCTGATCACGTGGCTCTGCACCAGTGTAGAGTCCAATGAGAGTGTGCAAGggacatcaacatggatgggatttttggtTTATGGGGTGGGGCTGTAATTTCATGCACGCCCATGTCTGGGTgtaagggccaatgagagtgtgtgctaggggcatcaatatggatgaaattttttattcatgggggggtggggttgtaATTCTATGTGTTCCTGTGTCTGGATGTAGGGGCCACACAACCaaacaacgttctttttcccaagaAAAATTTATCACAGAAACTGATATTCCTGTGTTAGGAAGCTTTCCACGTAGACATATAATGTGGATATTTTGACCTTTGAATAGAGAAGTTACAATCTACTAGCCAATTTGTCCAATTTCAAAGCATAATTCAAAAGGAAAGAGGGATAATATTAATCACTCCCATTCATAGGTTAACACCATGATTTCAAGAACTGGATCGGATTAACTGCCCGGTTCAGATTTTAATCAACCACCTCAATCTCAATTTCATGATATTGTAAAGGGTGTTCTAAACGCTTtaccaaaacataaaaaacaaggTGTTCTAAACGATTCCTTACCATGGTTCAAGCCTTCAAGGTATAGTTATTGTTGTCCGATACTTATTGGTATCATTGGTATCCGATATCAATATGGAAGTATAGGTACAAAAAtgatttgtttttgaatttgtgCACAATATTGATCTGACACAGAGCAATTCTAGACGATACCCCCAGATTATTTGAATTGCCTAAAGCACCCTTCCTAAGATTCTCTATTCTCCGTTTGTTTTCTCCGCCAACCGGAGAATCTCCTCCCTCCATAAATAAtagagtttttgttttttctttcaagtaaAGAATAGGGCTGAGATTTTCCTCTACCAACGGTGAATGGGAAATTGGGAATCCATTTGACACGGGTGTGGGATGGGTGGGAGAAAGTATTAcgaggatattttggaaaatacaaaatccctcCGATGGAtttgtgaaccttaggatggGCAGTGAACTCtcggaaatttatcctctcaagtgcaatGTATTGTCTAGTGCatcacacttgagaatccaaccgtccatttaacacttgagagaataaaagacGATACTACCCATGTTTTTACAGTTAGATTcgtaagtgtggtgcactgaaCAGtccaccacacttgagaggatgaaaatcctaaaccctctTCTAagagtggaggaaaactttatcgtAAAGAATTTATTAAACAACTTTAAGAGATTTGTATTGTTACTACAATTTACAAATCCTACTAAAGATTAACCAATAAAGTCCGATAAGAAAACTGAACTAACAAAAGATGGAATTGCATCAAATTTatttagggatttttacaaATGCCTCTTTGAAAATGTCTATTTGTCAAAATATATCCCTACaacttttttaattgtaaatttttcttacttttaaAACACTGTAACACTTTGATCCAATCCGTTAATCTAAGACATTAGAGGTTAGTTTTAGGGGAtataatgatcaaaatgccctcatgATAAAAACCagccaaaattaaaaaataaagtgagCAAATTGCCCTCTATTTTTCCCAAATAGTTTAGGATTTGAAATGAAAAtcgaaaaaaaccctaaaatcattcaaaaaaccatcttccccaaatccgTTTCAtggttaaaccctaattttgttgtttcttcaaATTTCTGAATGGATGGTCCTAATTACTATTTGATTACGATTCCAACTGAATCCATCCATCGAAGTAAATTGGTTGATCTGCCCCGTCTCATCTAAGACAAATCTAGAGAAATCAGGAAGAAGAAACTGTCCGAAGAAGCATTCGTTCTGTACTTAATAGACCCATTCCACAATAGAAATAACTGGGTGGTTCCATCAGGGTCTAGTTCGAAAGAGAAGAACCCCGGAGAGGAATCCATTGAATTCTTCCATGAAGTGAGCCGTTGGGATGTGTTTGCGACTTTGTTCAGTCGAATCTTTCCACCAGGCAACCAAGTGTCTGTTAGGTGATCAAAGCTCTCCCAGATCAATTCAGAGGGATTGGATACATTTCTCTAAACAAGATTTCCAGAGTCAAGAAGTGCTGCCTCCATAGAATTCGAGGAGGTTGTGGAGATCAATTTTGTCACTAGATAACGATATTCATTGAGTGGAGGATGACTAGGTTTCCATCCTCTAACAACTTCAGTTGTGAGGACTGCATATCGGAGAGGGGTTTATCTCTGTTTGCCACCCAAACGACCGGCGTCCATATCTCTAAGTACCAGATACCGATGTAGTACTTATTAGACTTATTATCTGGAGTGAAAAAAACCCAATACGAAGTTCCCAATTCCTTCAGAGACTATGGTCTGATATCCAGAAATAGATTCGCCAATGGAGAGCGTGCCAGCTCCGATAGAGAGGCGGCTGTTGAGATAGaagcaaagaaacaaaacagagaaacagaaaataaaaattcacaTAACCGgtaattaattttgtttcccGATGAAGGAAACGTTTAGGGTTTGTAagggatttggggaagatggtttttgaatgattttagggtttatttcgattttcatttcaaatcctaaactatttggggaagttgagggcaatttggttactttattttttaattttagttgAATTTTATCATAAAGGCAATTTGATCATTAAATCCCCTAAAACTAGCCTCGAACATCCCAGGCTAACAGATTAGACCAAAGTGttacaatttttaaaaaataaagggcgtttacaattagaaaagttgtaaaaATGTATTTAGACAAATAGACATTTAGGGGGCCATTtgtaaaaaaaacccatttattTAATTTGTCTTATATTAGTAGGGCCGGCTTCTAAACCAATATTAACTAAGTAGTCAGCCAAGCAGTTGCCCTCATATATATATGTCAGACCACCCACCCTCCACCATCGGCATAAAAACTATCTGATGTGTGACAACAGGGcaataataaacataaaaagtGACACGCTTTGGCTTAAGCATCCACAATTTCACTACTGCAAGCAAAGCCAAAATTtgtagggttttaaaaaacaaaataatttcaTTCTTGTTAGCAAAACCAAATTTTGGTGGACATCTACCTTTCGGTTTGTATTTTGGAATTAAAGTTAGCCAATATTATAGGGAGTAGTTTTCCTCAAGTCACTGTGATGGAGGATTTCCTTCACCATGGTTTTTATTGAGGTAGGATGGGATGGCTGTTATGTAACAGTGAGGGATATTTCGGACTTTCAACAAATAGGGGAGCAATAACGATCCTAGAATCTTAAATGTTTTCTTCTAAGGTAGACTAAGGAAAATTTTCCCCCATTTATATATTCTAAGGGCATGACTAGCATGAAGCGGGTATATGGGAAACCCTCTATCGTAATCCTCTTCTCTTTTAAAAATAGGTGGAAGTccaatttgatttttctttttcttcttctctgatttttttctctctctattttttttaatcagatcCTATCAAGGCCCATAGGCCATTGGAGGTGACAGCCCAAGAGGGGGCCAGGGTTGGGTGGCGTGAGGGtggagaggaggaaggaaaattatcttctctaattccttaaagtgtggcagtgcgacagtgctaggtggagatgtcgacacctggtaGCTgccacatccaactattcatatcaatgagcttggaccgttggatgcggcagctgccaggtgtcaacatctccacctagcattgcCACATTGCCACACTCCTACActttaggaattgaagaggataataatccggAGGAGGGCAATAAGGATACCAAAATctaatttgggggggggggggggtgagcgAGTCGAACCAGCGACCTCTCCCTTGGCCTTGGGCCAATATCCTACTACACTATGCCAAAGGATGGTCCAGTCTATGTTTTCAGAGATTATGTGAGTTATTTCTATGTCATGCCATTTCAAGACCTCGATTCAAGGTGAAGCACTTGCTATTCGGTGTGCTTTATCTCAAGCACTTGTTGTTGGGCGCTTTCATCTCGAGGTAGAATCTGATAATAAAGAGGTCATTGAGCTGATTTAAGACAAGACTCGCATACCATAGCTAAAAGTTGCTCCAATAATTTGGGATATCCACGCCCTATGTGTTTCTTTTAGTTCAGTATCCTTTTCTTGTATTCCAAGGACGACAAATGTTGTTGTTGATAACCTTACTAGGAAGACATTGTCTATCATTTATTTGATAAATTGACCACTCTCCATTCCTTGGCTCAACAGGATATACTTGGCTTAAGCCACAGGTTATTCACATGGTTATCATCAATTAATTATCTTtccacgaaaaaaaaaaaaaaatcaggacACAAGTCATTTTTCTTCTATAATGCCTCTTTTaatagtagttttcttttttagCAGAAAACAAAAATCTTTATGATAGTTTAGAAAACAAAAGGACACGTGTCGTCATGAACCCTCCATGAAGGCTTCATGGACAAGAAATATATCATGATTCTCTTTATCCCCTGTTCTCCTATTTTTTCATCACGTGGAAGGTTGATTTAGTTTGATAGTCAAATATATCTATATCCTCTCAAGTGTAGTGCACTACCCAATTCACCACTCTTGAGCATCTAACGATGGCTATGAGACTAAGTGGATGAACTTTAAAAGTGCACAACCCAGTGCATCGTATGATGCGCAACTGAGGTGCTGAGGTGCACTAGGCAGTATAGTACACCGCACTTAGAGAGCCCAGTGCATCACTCTTGAACATCCAACGATGCCCAACTGAGGTTCAGTGGGCGGTGCACCGCCCTTAGAGAGGATAAAGATTTTTTGATAAACTAAAGATAATAAAGTTCCACTTTTCCTTAAATGATTTTACAATCCATttaacgtttttttttttttttatgaaacaaagtgtaatcacacaaaccacacaccaattccaaaaggttaatcgacttaGAAcagtggaatggcggatatacacaatacacacccaatgtgggactaaacccacacacccttTTTACGTTCTTTACATTTTTGGTCTTATTCCTTTAGATTCCTCACATTTTTGGACTTATGACGTCAGTTAAAGTCAACCTtgttttctgtgttttttgggtaagaagtTAAAGTCACACATACGATGATACGAGGGTCCATTTTGAAAAACAGATTACTGATAGGATCGAACTTTCATCCTACTACGTAGTGAAATGCTAAGTAGGCTATAAGCTTTACACCTGTTGTAACTTATACGTCACTCACTCACTTGTCGGTCCTTGAAACAACAGGACGAGACTTTCATCCTCCCACAATCAATTCTAGCACTACTAAAGCTAAAGGTATCACTCCCGTGTCCAGTGATCAAGTACAGTCCGACTACACGAATTCCAGGTCCGACCAGAACATATATCCAGACgcttctatctctttctccctttttcgTATGGTCCTGTGATCAATTAAAAGGAAAGGATATCTCTAAAGCTTATTCGGTACTTCTTCTGGTTTAATCACGCGGTAGAGAGTTCCGTTTCCCGAGCGacaatttcttctctctttttcagtttttctcATTTGTGTGAGTGAGATTCTTATTGGGGTGTCGAAGATGGAAGATGGAACTGTTTCTTCTCTTAATAATAACATCAATGGCAGTTATGTTCTGGACATTTACCCTCTCAGCGGTTACCACTTTGGATCCAAAGAAGCCATTCCAAACAAAGATGAAACCTTAGCTGATCGTATACAGAGGTTGAAAACCAAGTAAGCCTCTTTCTGTCTTGCCTCTTGAGTTCGAATTGGAAAATGATTTCTTGATTGTTTAATCAGAGTATTTTGTGTTTGTTCTGAATTCTAATAATTTTCTTGTTCAGCTATGCTACCAACGGTTTGAGGACCTGTGTCGAAGCTGTTATCCTGGTCAGGTCTCTGTTTCTTTTGGTTGGACTATTtgtacttttctttcctttcatcTTTTAGTTACTTGATGCTTCGAAAGACTCTTAACTTTGTGCTAAAATTCATGGAATCTCTTAATTTCTCAAACATCGCTATGGAATAGGGATTAAAATCCCCACATACAAAGGCTAACCATTACGCTAATTCCTGAACAAAACAACAGAAAATCTAGGGGGAAAACCACGAAACAGAGAACCAGATTTGTATAAACTAACCAAAATATCCTATAAAATAGCCTTCAGCAGGTCTAAAGCAGCATCTCTGAATTGGACTGTTCTGAGCTTGCTCATAAATTCCACTACTGGCACAAACTTCTTTTAAGATGCAAACAAAGTCAAGTAGTCCATCCTAAGACCTGTTACCACACCAACCCCTAGTTAATGTTAATTCAAGTATATGCTTTTAAGCTAAACGAATAACATATGGAGTATAAAGAGTTTTTCTAATGGTCTCTGGAAACTGAAAAATAGATGAAATCACTTAACTATGATGCAAAAACTATCACAGTAATAATGTGTACTTGCTTAAAGATCCCAATTATAATTGGCTTTGATGTTGAGCTTCTCACCATTTGTTGAGGTGGAGGGAAATGGCTCAGTTTGTAGAGGTGCTCAATACTAAGTTCCAGACTCTGGGTAATTACTTTGTGTTGGGATTTGAAAGGGGGGACTTGAGATCTATAAATACTGAGTGCACTTTAGTACCTAAAGTATGATAACAAAAAATGGTTTTAGATTGTGGGTCCAAAAATCATGTTCTGGATAGCTTGTGAAAAAAGGTAGTAAACTGTCTCTCTTATAACCTGGTGTTTACAGACTTGTTACTGAATCCGGtgccctaaaaaaaaaactgtaggGATAGGGGATTCAGCTGTGAGAAGATCAAGATCTATTGGAGTTCAAAATCTGAACAGAGTTTTTCAACTTCCagttctaatttttttctatCTTGCCATATTTTCTTGTTGAGGGGAATGAACCGCATATCCTTGTGAAAATTGTATTTCTTGTCATATTCCTGGGTTGTATCCTCAAGATATTGATGCTTCAAGCGGTAAATTTTTATGGCACTCAttattaatttcaaaagaatgtaatggttttttctttttccttgtcttttttttttgaatttatttcatttaaaCAGGTTGAACTGTTTAAACATCCTCATTTGTTGGTATTGCAAGTAAGGAACTCTTTCTATAAGCTCCCTGGTGGCCGCTTAAGACCTGCTGAATCAGGTATTCTTATTTGACAGTCACCTCTAAACACTTGGCCAttattcaaaaaatatatactGCCTCTAGGAGCTTGAGTGCTTCTCTGGACAGCTGACTGTGTATACTCTTGCAAGTTTTAGACCTTATCCCATTTGCAGCGTCAAGTAATTTGTAGCTCTAAAGGCTAGCATGATTGGGGTTGTAAATACCTAAACCTAGATACCACAGTTGCATTTGGGTGTATGAACAACCCACATATGTATGCTAGAATTCTTTGTTGTTTTACTATGGAAGATTCGTTTTCCAGACATCGATGGGCTGAAGGGCAAACTTTCAAGCAAGCTCTCTGTTAATGAAGATGTCTTGGACAATGACTGGAAGGTGAAATGGCTACTCCTGTTACATATATGGCAGACTATTCCCATTGCGAGTAGTTTGGTGACCCCAAATAATATCGTAACTGCTTTCTTGATCTTCAGATAGGAGAATGCCTTGGAATGTGGTGGAGGCCTGATTTTGAAACTATACTTTTTCCATATTTACCACCAAATACAAGAAGGCCCAAGGTTTGTGGTTCCCACAAGCTACAAGTTTTCAAGTTTTGGTGACACAAAGTTCTAATTGGTATAGTTTTGTTGTTTTGTAGGAGTGCACAAAACTCTTTCTTGTGAAGTTACCAGCTAATAGGAAGTTCATTGTACCAAGAAATATGAAATTGCTTGCTATTCCACTGTGCGAAATTCATGGAAATCACAAGGTACAAGACTTCATTGAAAATTATACAATTCAAGCTTTCTTCTGATATAGATGTGGAAACAAGATTTTTGATGCATATACACTTGCATTTTGTAGACATATGGTTCAATAATTTCAGGAGTTCCATTGCTGTTATCAAAATTCTCCTTCAACATCATTGAAGGTTGAATCGGAACTCTTCATCAAATTATGCAGATAAAGAGCAGAAGGATTCAGGAATCAATTATAGATACTGAATGCATTGTCAAGAAATCTTATAGTCAGGTGTTTAAATATCTATCTTTGATCTCAACAATACAGGTCATAGCCTTGTCAAGGTGGTTGTTTCTACTTCTGTATGAATTTCAGACACTGAAGCTAACAATGTAAAAATGTTTGTCTCCATCAGTTATCTTCCTGTGATATGATATTGTTATATATAATTTAACAATGTTTAAAATGGAATCCAAGGGAAGAAAAATTTCTGAGTCTACTCAAACATAGTTCCTGCATTGTGACTagcatggttttttttttttggtaaatggtaAATAAAATTTCTATTAAGGACCTGAAGAAGCTATCCAGCATGGACATTCTATGGTAATGGATACAGGGTTAACCTTTAGACATTTACTGGTTTAGTGGGCATATATAGATAAAAAAGTGAAGACTATAAACAACACAATTTGTAGGAAGTTAGAGAGATGATGTGATAATACCAACTATTGCATGTCTATGGAATGGTCTGGATCATAGATTGGTATCGCTTGTATATGATATAGATTTGAAACTGATATGGATTGGGAGTATCAGCCAAAAAGGGCttaatttgttttcaatttatGTCCAATATGGACCGGTAAGGGTTGACCACATGTCAAGTGCAAGCTCAAATTTAATCATATACCCTACATGTTTGTCTATGAACCTTTTTGGAAGTCCTACAATTTTAATTCTGTCTACAAAATTTTGGTTTCATCTATTTCAATTCGTTGGGGTTCCACGTGGAAGGTGGAAAAAATAGTTtcacatcggatatgaatggGGGATGTGAAAGGTTTGTAGGTATTTCAGCACACTCTCATTAATAACTATACCCAAGTTCCCAACAAGCTAGATCTCGGTAACTCCCTCATGGAGGAAGAAATTGTTAGGATTTCACATAAAAGGCAGAAAAAATAGTCTCACATCAAATATGAATGTGGAATctgaggggagggggggtttgTGTAAGTACTTGGATACCTCCTTTAACAATTTTTGAAGACGAGTTCTACCAAAATCCCTAGCATATGGTAGATATAATTATGTAAGacaaaagggtttttttttttggcactcGATTCAATAGAAATCTTGTCAATTCTACgtacaggttttttttttttttggggggggggggggatttagtTTACCATCACCTTGTGAAGAAAGAATAACTAAATCATGATATCTTAGATGAAACTTATCTTTTTAAGAATCCAAGCATAAGATCACATCATGGTTGATGAAGAAATTCTCCCTgaaaaagggagaatatttaAGTCACCATATCTGAGATAAAATTTATTTACTTGAGAATTCAATCATAAAGTCACGACATGATGGATGAAGAAATTCTAGCTCCATCCCACAGTGAGGATCGCTCTTTTTGTTGTTGAAAAAGCAAATCTATGATGATTTTCATACTTAAACCAAAGccaaaccagaaaaagaaagatcCAATTTAACCAAATTACAATGGTCAAAACGGAGCTGGGATTTTTCTTGGAAGTGAAGTGAACCTCTTTACGTTGTCTTTATTTTAGAATCTCAAATCTTTTTCGCCAATCGGTTTCTAATTACTAAACAAGACCTGATTTTTGTGTAGCTTTTTAAAGTCAATTGACTGAGAACACGTGCATAGACAATCTTGAACCAAATTCATTGTCATGTTTGATGGCGTCCTTAAAGTAAGTTtcgtggattttaccccaaaaaaacaacaaaaaaaaagaagttaataATAATAGTTTCGTGGATTCTATTCACCTGTTCACACCCTAAATCTGTGCTTACGTGGCAAAACGATCACCTAACAACTGGATTGATAAGAAAACAACGTTAGGTCCTATTTGAGAAGTCAAATATATATGCGGTCTACTCAGcttcaatttcaaacaaaaaaggGTCAAAGTCAAACAAAGCCATCACTTTGATCTTACATCGACGCTCAGAGACAACAACTCCACCAGACCTTATGCTGCTTAGTGCTTACCTCCTCCatatacttcttttttttttttggtaattaggagctttacatatatatttgataGAAGCGGGGGATCGAATtgggaggggataagataccagtcaagagactcgaactcgagacctcttggtgagcatgggcatgaagcgcaccacgatTCACCCACTGagctaagcagttgttggtCCTCTATATACTTCTTTCTAACAAGTTTGGACATAGACATCGTATACTCACCTTAATTAGCATAAATCATTATTAGGGAGAGTTTCCTTCCCCAAATACATTGTTTCAAAAACTGTTTCTTTCCCTCATTACATTACAACGACTATTCTAAGGATACATTGTCCACACAATTTTTTTAACATGTAAATAAATTATGGgattaatttgatttctatatgaattaataaaatattttaaaaatagagaaaattgttcacaattttttttgggaagtagttttcagTCTAGGAGTttggcctacaccaacactcccatgagtctatctctcttctccccatatgaaaagacacaacaccccttattttgaggaggagagagagactcatgggagtgttggcataggttATGGACAAATTTTTATTTCCCAAATGTTGTACTCATTTttatgagaaaaggaaaaatgaaaaaacaaaaaaaggaacaatTTTATGGGATTGAAGAATTTTCGTCTTTCCATGTACCATTGTACTGTCGAGAATTTCCATTTTTTCATGAGATgtggtggtcattgtgcacgGCCTGTGTTTGTCAGAACAAaatttctttctcccttattattatttgggCAAGAGAACTccacttggtcgcatggtctctacacaagcatctgggCCAATAGGTAAACACGTTTGTGTATCTACCCAAGGGAAAGTCGGGCAACGGGgtcatctcatg
The nucleotide sequence above comes from Telopea speciosissima isolate NSW1024214 ecotype Mountain lineage chromosome 3, Tspe_v1, whole genome shotgun sequence. Encoded proteins:
- the LOC122655694 gene encoding pre-mRNA cleavage factor Im 25 kDa subunit 1: MEDGTVSSLNNNINGSYVLDIYPLSGYHFGSKEAIPNKDETLADRIQRLKTNYATNGLRTCVEAVILVELFKHPHLLVLQVRNSFYKLPGGRLRPAESDIDGLKGKLSSKLSVNEDVLDNDWKIGECLGMWWRPDFETILFPYLPPNTRRPKECTKLFLVKLPANRKFIVPRNMKLLAIPLCEIHGNHKTYGSIISGVPLLLSKFSFNIIEG